The Emys orbicularis isolate rEmyOrb1 chromosome 21, rEmyOrb1.hap1, whole genome shotgun sequence genome has a segment encoding these proteins:
- the LOC135893057 gene encoding olfactory receptor 6N1-like, translating to MEASNETWEAEFFLVGFPDLERFHLLLFSLLLFTYLLILGGNAAILMLIRANPHLHVPMYYFVAILSFLEVWYTTVTIPKMLANLLDSRKPISYRGCLLQVYFFHALGITEACLLTAMAYDRYLAICKPLHYPSAMTPKICLWLAAGCWACGFMWPVPEIILLATLPLCGAHRIEHLFCDFPSLFSLACADVSTSTTIDFALHSFVILGPATLILFSYVKILSVIIKIQGSEGRRKAFSTCASHLTVVLAFFGTTGFMYIRPAQSRPSYHDRVVAMVYAVLTPLFNPLIYSLRNKDIREAISNLMKPQWVSPVSKAEKGF from the coding sequence ATGGAAGCCTCCAACGAGACATGGGAAGCGGAGTTTTTCCTGGTGGGGTTCCCAGATCTCGAGCGCTTTCACCTCCTGCTCTTTAGCCTCCTGTTGTTCACCTACTTACTCATTCTTGGAGGCAATGCTGCCATTCTGATGCTTATCCGGGCCAACCCGCATCTTCATGTCCCCATGTATTATTTTGTGGCCATCCTGTCTTTCTTGGAGGTGTGGTACACCACAGTGACCATCCCCAAGATGCTGGCCAAcctcctggacagcaggaagCCCATCTCCTACAGGGGTTGTCTCCTGCAGGTGTATTTCTTCCATGCATTGGGCATTACAGAGGCCTGTTTGCTCACGGCAATGGCCTACGACCGATACTTGGCCATCTGCAAGCCTTTGCACTACCCATCTGCCATGACCCCCAAGATTTGCCTGTGGCTAGCGGCAGGGTGCTGGGCATGTGGCTTTATGTGGCCTGTGCCAGAAATCATCCTGCTCGCCACGTTGCCCCTCTGCGGGGCGCACCGCATAGAGCACCTCTTCTGCGACTTCCCCTCGCTGTTCAGCTTGGCCTGCGCTGATGTGTCCACCAGCACCACCATAGACTTCGCCCTCCACTCCTTCGTCATCCTCGGCCCGGCCACCCTCATCCTCTTCTCTTACGTGAAGATTCTGAGCGTCATCATCAAGATCCAGGGCTCGGAAGGGCGGCGAAAGGCCttctccacctgcgcctctcaccTGACCGTGGTACTGGCCTTTTTCGGCACCACTGGTTTTATGTACATCCGCCCGGCACAAAGCCGACCTTCATACCACGACAGGGTGGTGGCGATGGTCTATGCGGTTCTAACCCCTCTCTTCAACCCGCTAATCTACAGCTTGAGGAACAAAGATATTCGGGAAGCAATCAGCAATCTCATGAAACCCCAGTGGGTTTCCCCTGTAAGCAAAGCAGAGAAGGGCTTCTGA